A stretch of the uncultured Desulfobacter sp. genome encodes the following:
- the rsxE gene encoding electron transport complex subunit RsxE, which translates to MADQPTALERFVQGILPENPVFRQLLGLCPTLAVTNGMKSALTMAVSVAFVLVCANVVISLIRNLLKPHLRIVVFTLTIATFVTVADRLLAAYMFQMSKTLGPYIPLIIVNCLIICRCEVCGSKQNPFVAAADGLGQALGFGLALASIAAVREILGTGMLMGFKVLPAFWPDWVVMVLPPGAFITLGLLLGLVNFIDYKREEARK; encoded by the coding sequence ATGGCAGATCAACCCACAGCATTAGAGAGATTTGTACAGGGGATTCTGCCCGAGAATCCGGTATTCCGGCAGCTTCTTGGGTTGTGTCCCACCCTGGCTGTTACCAACGGTATGAAGTCTGCGCTGACCATGGCCGTTTCCGTGGCCTTTGTTCTGGTGTGTGCCAATGTCGTAATCAGTCTGATCCGAAACCTGTTAAAACCCCATCTGCGGATCGTAGTCTTTACCCTGACCATTGCAACCTTTGTAACAGTGGCGGACAGATTACTGGCCGCATACATGTTCCAGATGAGCAAAACCCTTGGTCCCTATATCCCGTTGATCATTGTTAACTGTCTGATCATTTGCCGGTGTGAGGTGTGCGGGTCCAAACAGAATCCTTTTGTTGCAGCGGCCGACGGCCTGGGCCAGGCCCTTGGATTTGGGCTGGCGCTGGCAAGTATTGCTGCCGTCAGGGAAATTCTGGGTACGGGTATGCTTATGGGATTTAAGGTTCTGCCGGCCTTCTGGCCGGACTGGGTCGTCATGGTGCTTCCCCCGGGTGCATTCATTACACTGGGGCTGCTGCTTGGTCTGGTGAACTTTATTGATTACAAAAGGGAAGAAGCACGTAAGTGA
- a CDS encoding RnfABCDGE type electron transport complex subunit D, with translation MSNTNRQMNSAMSFEDRPGRKPPFINVAPSPHISDSRAGTRRMMVDVILGLSPAIIVSLYLFRFYALKQILVCVVACLVAEYLFVRMRGKSFTLKDCSAMVTGIILGLSMPGSAPWFVGALASFVGIGIGKIVFGGVGMNIFNPAMVGRAFVMIAFAQLMGAGAYENVTGLVDAVSGATPLSALKFNGVQTGIAPLFMGITNGSIGEVSALACILGGLYLIYRKTASWQIPASILVTVALLAGITDIAGGYQGLFLLHHLFAGALMFGAFFIATDPVTSPLTAKGKMIFGVGTGCLIMVIRLFSGYPEGVMFAVLIMNAMTPLINRWTIPKPMGQKEA, from the coding sequence GTGTCAAATACAAATAGACAGATGAATTCAGCCATGTCATTTGAAGACAGGCCCGGGCGAAAGCCGCCCTTCATAAACGTGGCCCCGTCCCCGCATATCTCGGATAGCCGGGCCGGCACGCGCAGGATGATGGTCGATGTTATTCTTGGATTATCGCCGGCCATTATCGTATCTCTTTATTTATTCCGATTCTACGCCCTTAAACAGATACTTGTCTGTGTGGTGGCCTGCCTTGTTGCGGAATATCTTTTTGTCCGCATGCGGGGCAAATCTTTTACGTTAAAAGATTGTTCCGCCATGGTGACAGGCATCATTTTGGGCCTTTCCATGCCGGGATCCGCCCCTTGGTTTGTGGGCGCGCTGGCATCGTTCGTCGGTATCGGGATCGGCAAAATCGTATTCGGCGGTGTTGGGATGAACATATTCAATCCTGCCATGGTGGGAAGGGCGTTTGTCATGATTGCCTTTGCCCAGCTCATGGGCGCCGGTGCCTATGAGAATGTAACTGGTCTTGTGGATGCCGTGTCCGGTGCGACACCTTTGAGCGCGCTGAAGTTCAATGGTGTCCAAACCGGTATCGCGCCATTGTTTATGGGCATTACCAATGGGTCCATTGGTGAAGTAAGTGCCCTTGCCTGTATTTTAGGTGGGCTTTATCTGATTTACAGAAAAACCGCTTCCTGGCAGATCCCTGCAAGTATTTTGGTTACCGTTGCCCTGCTCGCGGGAATTACGGATATCGCCGGGGGATATCAGGGTTTGTTTCTGCTGCACCATCTGTTTGCAGGCGCACTGATGTTCGGTGCATTTTTCATTGCCACGGACCCTGTAACCTCTCCGTTAACTGCTAAAGGCAAAATGATATTCGGCGTGGGTACCGGCTGTCTGATCATGGTGATTCGCCTCTTCTCCGGTTATCCGGAAGGCGTTATGTTTGCCGTGTTGATAATGAATGCCATGACCCCGTTGATTAACCGTTGGACTATCCCAAAGCCTATGGGACAAAAGGAGGCCTGA
- a CDS encoding RnfABCDGE type electron transport complex subunit B, whose amino-acid sequence MMVSLGIAGASMLVMAMIFSYILGWANKKFKVEVDPKIEEVIEALPGANCGGCGYIGCSDYAVAIVADNDPVNKCSVGGEACAQAIADIMGVEVGDMVALRAIVHCNAPMSSRLGMTQYMGEKRCASAQQVAGVQGCTFGCLGYGDCVEVCNYDAIHIVDGLARVDYDNCIGCGACTKACPRGILSVEGFKEKTIPVVACSNKDKAKDAKAVCNNACVGCKACAKVSDLFTISDNLSKCNYDDYSAQKYEETMKAIEKCPTGCIHFMGTP is encoded by the coding sequence ATGATGGTTTCACTGGGTATCGCCGGCGCAAGCATGCTGGTCATGGCCATGATTTTTTCTTATATCCTGGGATGGGCCAATAAAAAGTTTAAAGTTGAAGTGGATCCCAAAATTGAAGAGGTTATAGAAGCCCTTCCCGGCGCCAATTGTGGCGGATGCGGTTACATAGGGTGTTCGGATTATGCCGTAGCAATTGTTGCAGACAATGATCCTGTTAATAAATGTTCTGTGGGCGGGGAGGCCTGTGCCCAGGCAATTGCTGATATTATGGGGGTTGAAGTGGGCGACATGGTGGCTTTGCGTGCCATCGTCCATTGCAATGCGCCTATGTCAAGTCGTTTAGGAATGACCCAATATATGGGCGAAAAGCGATGCGCCTCTGCCCAGCAGGTTGCCGGCGTCCAGGGCTGCACCTTTGGATGTCTTGGATATGGTGACTGTGTTGAGGTATGCAATTACGACGCCATCCATATTGTTGACGGGCTTGCCCGGGTGGACTATGATAACTGTATTGGTTGCGGTGCCTGCACCAAAGCCTGCCCCAGAGGCATTCTTTCCGTTGAAGGGTTCAAGGAAAAGACCATTCCTGTGGTGGCCTGCTCTAATAAAGACAAGGCCAAGGATGCCAAAGCCGTATGTAACAATGCATGCGTCGGATGCAAAGCCTGTGCAAAGGTGTCGGATCTTTTCACTATTTCGGACAACTTGTCCAAATGCAATTATGACGACTATTCAGCCCAAAAATATGAAGAAACCATGAAAGCCATTGAAAAATGCCCCACCGGCTGTATTCATTTCATGGGAACCCCATAA
- a CDS encoding Rnf-Nqr domain containing protein, with protein MDYFVDILLIALSASIINNFIFYYFVGICPFVGVSKKVEMAFGMGCAVTFVMSIAAFLSWSITVFILIPGAPVSTYIAGFFTTPEAAAQIDLTVLSYIVYIFAIASSVQFVEMYVRKFFPPLYRSFGVFLPLITTNCAILFACLTIMSHVAGVDNPKEVWDLGKAMTLALFGGLGFTIAIVIMAGIREELELCDIPRPFQGAAITLVIGGILAIAFMGFTGVDSGIKNVLKPAPAAQEQSTEASADNTLTEYLADMTCKGHSSREILP; from the coding sequence ATGGACTATTTTGTAGATATCCTGCTGATTGCCCTGTCAGCTTCGATAATTAACAACTTTATATTTTATTACTTTGTGGGCATCTGCCCGTTTGTGGGCGTGTCCAAAAAGGTCGAAATGGCCTTTGGCATGGGATGTGCCGTAACATTTGTTATGAGTATCGCCGCGTTTCTTTCCTGGAGCATCACGGTGTTTATACTGATTCCCGGTGCGCCGGTGTCAACGTATATTGCGGGTTTTTTCACAACGCCGGAAGCCGCCGCGCAAATTGATCTGACAGTACTAAGTTACATTGTGTATATTTTTGCCATTGCCTCTTCGGTTCAATTTGTGGAGATGTATGTCAGAAAATTTTTTCCACCGCTTTACCGGTCCTTCGGGGTTTTTCTACCTTTGATTACCACCAACTGTGCGATTCTTTTTGCCTGTTTGACCATCATGAGCCATGTGGCCGGCGTTGACAATCCCAAAGAGGTGTGGGATCTGGGCAAAGCCATGACCCTGGCACTTTTTGGCGGCCTTGGATTCACCATTGCCATTGTGATCATGGCGGGTATCCGGGAAGAACTGGAACTTTGCGATATCCCAAGGCCCTTTCAAGGTGCTGCCATTACCCTGGTCATCGGGGGGATTCTGGCGATTGCCTTCATGGGATTCACCGGGGTGGATTCAGGTATCAAAAATGTACTGAAGCCAGCACCTGCTGCCCAGGAACAAAGTACTGAAGCAAGCGCTGATAATACGTTGACTGAATATTTAGCTGATATGACCTGTAAGGGCCATAGCAGCCGGGAGATTTTGCCATGA
- a CDS encoding tetratricopeptide repeat protein, which yields MDSADAYIQNKEYKKAEIELKNVLQIDPRNEDAYVKLSEIYRTLARPEKEIKVLLQATALNPDNLAAQYKLCQVFLLGKQTKKARETAQLILSKDPNSVRAYHMLATVQVQERNVDAAMKTLNKAIVLYPDNPHLYLLLGYLQYYHNKDFPGAEASYLKAISIDDAILEPYEELSNIYVNEKEINKAEKLLIDLTKTPKNRIGNLSLLANFYEMHNMIQKAENIYRTIISESDPKDHQPVFNFALFFARHRNFEAAVKYFNQALAIDDTVKIREKLATSYLELDSYQKAREQAESILKKQPNNALGRLVLAQLFMVDKKYAAALDMLEQVIVIDNKNVTAYYLKAICLLEKDLKELPGQQIRMAAAGNVSAEEWKRDLAVESLKAAINLSPDHFMARLMLADVYIQTNQLPLAEQQIAYILKQSPNHFSASLMLGDVKILQKDWHSAESIFKEIVEKAPTYSWAYIKLGTVYNAQKRPKQALTEFKKALDIDPSNMNAMRNIVNSYMGNGQKEAAVEYLNTHSQHPKLTSFEKGYIEFLLGKIALSQNLVDKAKAHFNQSLQINSQTTPSYEALARIAEINGNKSMAINYYESILAYNPKYIPAYMNLARMYKSEKNMEKTKASLEKVLEIKDDHAIAANEMAYILAQEGKDLQKALHLARVAESQAPKNPNILDTLGWIYYKQRSYELAIKTLLDSLVINPDNPVTNYHLGWAYYDTGRYEKAREYMKIALKLNPNFEGAEKARNIIGG from the coding sequence ATGGACTCTGCTGATGCATATATTCAAAATAAAGAATACAAAAAGGCTGAAATTGAATTAAAAAATGTTCTGCAAATAGATCCGCGAAATGAAGATGCTTATGTGAAATTAAGTGAAATTTACCGAACTTTAGCAAGACCCGAAAAAGAAATTAAAGTATTATTGCAGGCAACTGCGCTGAATCCTGATAATTTGGCGGCACAATATAAACTCTGCCAAGTCTTTCTTCTGGGCAAACAAACGAAAAAGGCTAGAGAAACCGCGCAATTGATTCTTTCCAAAGATCCCAACAGCGTTCGGGCATATCACATGCTGGCCACAGTGCAGGTACAGGAAAGAAACGTTGATGCAGCAATGAAAACCCTGAATAAAGCCATTGTGCTGTACCCTGACAATCCTCATCTATACCTGTTGCTCGGATACTTACAATATTATCATAATAAGGATTTTCCAGGTGCAGAGGCCTCATATTTAAAAGCCATCTCAATCGATGATGCAATTCTTGAGCCGTATGAAGAGCTTTCAAATATTTATGTTAATGAAAAAGAGATAAACAAGGCAGAAAAATTGCTGATCGATTTAACGAAGACCCCTAAAAACAGAATCGGTAATCTTTCCCTTTTGGCCAATTTTTATGAAATGCACAACATGATACAAAAGGCTGAAAATATATATAGAACAATTATCAGCGAGTCTGATCCCAAAGACCATCAGCCGGTATTTAATTTCGCGCTTTTTTTTGCCCGTCATCGGAATTTTGAAGCCGCCGTCAAATATTTTAATCAGGCATTGGCGATAGATGACACTGTAAAAATAAGGGAAAAGCTTGCGACCTCGTACCTTGAACTGGACAGCTATCAAAAGGCTCGTGAACAGGCCGAATCAATATTAAAAAAACAGCCAAACAATGCTCTGGGGCGGTTGGTTCTCGCCCAGCTTTTCATGGTAGATAAAAAGTATGCCGCCGCTTTGGATATGCTTGAACAGGTTATTGTCATAGACAATAAAAATGTCACTGCGTACTATTTAAAAGCAATATGCCTTTTGGAAAAAGATCTTAAGGAGCTGCCGGGCCAGCAGATCCGGATGGCGGCCGCCGGCAATGTCAGTGCCGAAGAATGGAAAAGGGATCTTGCTGTTGAAAGTCTTAAAGCCGCTATCAATCTTTCGCCGGATCATTTTATGGCCAGACTGATGCTGGCAGATGTATATATCCAGACCAATCAACTGCCATTAGCAGAACAACAGATTGCTTACATATTAAAACAATCCCCAAATCATTTCAGCGCATCATTGATGCTCGGAGATGTAAAGATACTTCAAAAAGATTGGCATTCTGCCGAATCCATATTTAAAGAGATTGTTGAAAAAGCCCCCACCTATTCATGGGCATATATCAAATTGGGTACTGTGTATAATGCCCAGAAAAGACCCAAGCAAGCGCTTACAGAATTTAAGAAAGCCCTGGATATTGATCCGTCGAACATGAATGCAATGAGAAATATCGTGAATTCCTATATGGGCAACGGACAGAAGGAGGCTGCTGTTGAATATTTAAACACGCATTCACAGCATCCGAAACTCACCTCATTTGAAAAAGGGTATATTGAATTCTTGCTGGGGAAAATTGCCTTGTCCCAAAATTTGGTGGACAAGGCCAAAGCGCATTTTAATCAATCACTTCAAATTAATAGTCAAACAACGCCTTCATATGAAGCTTTGGCACGGATTGCTGAAATAAATGGAAACAAATCCATGGCTATTAACTACTATGAATCCATTCTCGCATATAATCCGAAATACATCCCTGCCTATATGAATCTGGCCCGTATGTATAAGTCTGAAAAGAATATGGAAAAAACAAAAGCATCTCTGGAGAAAGTGCTTGAGATAAAAGATGATCATGCCATAGCGGCCAACGAAATGGCATATATTTTGGCACAAGAAGGAAAAGATCTGCAAAAAGCGCTGCATCTGGCAAGGGTCGCAGAATCCCAAGCCCCAAAAAATCCCAACATTTTAGATACCCTTGGATGGATTTATTATAAGCAAAGATCCTATGAGTTGGCCATCAAAACACTGCTTGACAGTTTAGTTATCAATCCTGACAATCCGGTTACAAATTATCATCTTGGATGGGCATATTATGATACCGGCAGATATGAAAAAGCCAGAGAGTATATGAAAATTGCCTTAAAATTGAATCCAAATTTTGAGGGGGCTGAAAAAGCCCGAAATATAATTGGTGGATAG
- the phrB gene encoding deoxyribodipyrimidine photo-lyase: MQLVWFRRDLRTQDNTALHGAVSFARTHNEAVTAIFVATPDQWDGHDMAPIQADLIYRRLFTLQKDLQGLHIELLYKETKTDEEAAKYVAATAERLQAGTLWFNREYALNETRRDALTEKLMTMQGRQTMACHDTCLCTPGTILNRQGTYYKVFTPFARACREQLHGLVPSLQPLQSVKKAELPSDMKQLILSPEQPFSYPRRPSKAYHAATKTIQKKLTNFCTGAMIAYDQQRDFPAVAGTSGLSPYLAIGALSSRMCLSRLISAEQSQGGTTWKNELLWRDFYHHLLFFIPGLSRQACFHAWGDRLLWDDNPELFAAWQEGKTGYPIVDAAMRQLNQTGWMHNRLRMIVASFLTKDLHIDWRHGQAYFMRHLVDGDFAANNGGWQWAASTGCDAQPFFRIFNPVSQGKKFDPGGRFVRAWLPELQGIPDRYVHCPWTWSDCKQIAYPPPIVDHAQERLIALQRYSKESKRK; the protein is encoded by the coding sequence ATGCAGTTGGTCTGGTTCAGACGGGATTTGCGCACCCAGGATAATACGGCATTGCATGGGGCTGTCAGCTTTGCCCGGACACACAATGAGGCGGTGACGGCCATCTTTGTGGCCACCCCGGATCAATGGGACGGGCACGATATGGCCCCAATCCAGGCTGATCTTATTTACAGGCGGCTTTTTACCCTTCAAAAAGACCTGCAGGGATTGCACATTGAACTTTTATACAAAGAGACAAAAACCGATGAGGAGGCTGCAAAATACGTAGCGGCCACGGCTGAACGTTTGCAAGCAGGCACGCTGTGGTTTAACCGTGAATATGCGCTCAACGAAACCAGACGTGATGCCCTGACCGAAAAATTGATGACCATGCAAGGCCGGCAGACTATGGCCTGCCATGATACCTGCCTGTGTACACCCGGCACGATTCTTAACCGACAGGGCACTTACTATAAGGTGTTTACGCCCTTTGCTCGTGCCTGCAGAGAGCAACTGCACGGTCTTGTGCCGTCTTTGCAGCCACTGCAATCCGTTAAAAAAGCGGAACTACCTTCGGATATGAAACAACTAATCCTGTCGCCTGAACAACCCTTCAGCTATCCCAGACGGCCAAGTAAAGCATATCATGCCGCCACAAAAACCATCCAAAAAAAATTGACTAATTTCTGCACAGGCGCCATGATCGCCTATGACCAGCAACGGGACTTTCCGGCTGTTGCAGGAACCAGTGGTCTTTCCCCCTATCTTGCCATTGGGGCATTATCATCACGAATGTGTCTATCCAGACTGATTTCTGCAGAACAAAGCCAGGGTGGCACGACTTGGAAAAATGAACTGTTATGGCGGGATTTTTATCATCATCTACTGTTTTTTATCCCGGGGCTTAGTCGCCAGGCTTGTTTCCATGCCTGGGGAGACCGGCTTTTATGGGATGACAATCCCGAACTGTTCGCGGCCTGGCAGGAGGGGAAAACAGGATATCCCATCGTTGATGCGGCCATGCGCCAGCTTAACCAGACCGGCTGGATGCACAACCGACTGCGCATGATTGTTGCAAGTTTTTTGACCAAAGACCTTCACATTGACTGGCGCCATGGCCAGGCCTATTTTATGCGCCATCTGGTGGATGGAGATTTTGCCGCCAATAATGGCGGTTGGCAGTGGGCTGCATCCACCGGTTGTGATGCCCAGCCCTTTTTCCGTATCTTCAATCCTGTCAGCCAGGGGAAAAAATTTGATCCCGGGGGACGGTTTGTCCGGGCCTGGCTTCCTGAGCTTCAGGGGATACCGGACCGCTATGTCCATTGTCCGTGGACATGGTCAGACTGCAAACAGATCGCATACCCGCCTCCCATTGTGGATCATGCCCAAGAGCGCCTTATTGCCCTTCAACGTTATTCAAAGGAAAGCAAAAGGAAGTGA
- the rsxC gene encoding electron transport complex subunit RsxC, giving the protein MGLFKLKGFPGTGSFPHGVHPPDNKALSANMAVEVMDTPRTVTLPLLQHLGVPCKQIVKSGETVSYGQMVGKGEAFVSASIHAPIAGKVKRNVMVTLPNGRRLEALTIQAEGEQIPPERIWEEVKFTQWPKGGFSDYAPMDIVNKIQASGIVGLGGAAFPTHVKVMPNDTRVIDTFVINGCECEPYLTCDYRLMVEAPDIIVTGALLAARAVSAREIVICVEDNKPDAIERLQKAAQQTVVQVAVVKTKYPQGSEKQLVKAVVGLDIPLGGLPADAGVAVSNVQTIATVARSIVKDIPLTHRVITVSGHGICNPKNIFVPIGISLAEVVDFCGGLTPDAARIISGGPMMGFSFSDLSAPVTKGTSGLTILTHDEVRKAEETNCVRCGRCVDACPMNLVPTKLALAARYKNPELAAQYHIRACVECGSCSYVCPAKLNLVQLIREGKVQLNAWERR; this is encoded by the coding sequence ATGGGTTTATTTAAATTAAAGGGATTTCCGGGAACCGGCAGTTTCCCCCATGGGGTTCATCCACCGGATAATAAAGCGTTGTCCGCCAACATGGCTGTTGAAGTGATGGATACACCCAGAACGGTGACGCTGCCGCTGCTTCAGCATCTTGGTGTGCCCTGCAAACAGATTGTCAAATCCGGTGAAACAGTCAGTTACGGGCAGATGGTTGGTAAAGGAGAGGCCTTTGTTTCCGCCTCAATCCACGCCCCCATTGCCGGAAAAGTCAAAAGAAATGTAATGGTGACCTTGCCTAACGGCAGGCGTCTTGAAGCCCTCACGATCCAGGCGGAAGGGGAGCAGATCCCCCCGGAAAGAATCTGGGAAGAGGTGAAGTTTACTCAATGGCCCAAGGGCGGTTTTTCCGATTATGCGCCTATGGACATTGTAAACAAAATCCAGGCGTCCGGCATCGTGGGGCTGGGCGGAGCGGCGTTTCCCACTCATGTAAAAGTGATGCCCAATGATACCCGGGTGATAGATACCTTCGTGATAAACGGGTGTGAGTGCGAACCGTATCTGACCTGTGATTACCGGCTTATGGTTGAGGCGCCTGATATTATAGTGACCGGAGCGCTTCTGGCGGCCCGGGCCGTCTCGGCCAGGGAAATTGTCATCTGTGTTGAGGACAATAAACCTGATGCCATAGAACGGCTTCAAAAAGCGGCTCAACAAACCGTCGTGCAGGTTGCCGTGGTGAAAACCAAGTATCCCCAGGGCAGTGAAAAGCAGCTTGTGAAAGCTGTGGTCGGTCTTGATATTCCATTGGGAGGCCTGCCGGCTGATGCGGGCGTTGCTGTAAGTAACGTGCAAACCATTGCCACTGTGGCACGCAGCATCGTCAAGGATATACCCCTTACCCACAGGGTGATCACCGTCTCCGGCCATGGCATCTGCAATCCAAAAAATATTTTTGTACCCATCGGCATCTCTTTGGCCGAGGTGGTTGATTTCTGCGGCGGTCTGACACCGGATGCGGCCCGGATTATTTCCGGCGGTCCCATGATGGGATTTTCATTCTCAGATCTGTCTGCACCTGTTACCAAAGGCACATCAGGGCTGACAATCCTTACCCATGATGAGGTTCGCAAAGCAGAGGAGACAAATTGTGTGCGCTGCGGACGCTGTGTGGACGCCTGTCCCATGAATCTTGTGCCCACCAAGCTGGCGTTGGCGGCCCGGTATAAGAATCCTGAGCTTGCTGCCCAATATCATATCCGCGCCTGTGTTGAGTGCGGGAGCTGTTCCTATGTGTGCCCGGCAAAGCTGAACCTGGTTCAGCTGATTCGTGAGGGCAAGGTCCAGCTGAACGCCTGGGAACGTCGTTGA
- a CDS encoding PEP-CTERM sorting domain-containing protein, with the protein MKKNFKLGINYFISICLAGFCVFLLASSAYADGVIFSDSGDGTYHSSLGYNSDATIAKERLWYAEHKTTEWQELGTPNGYGVSWSSNGGDFGHDDLYVGDTVTFRFNMHSENVGNHYANLLKAWIDWNASDTTYEFEDSENVVEELKVLRASMGGAVSSDYTFDAGRSDSDSRDDYGYGNDDEYYEYTITLTEDHLGTAYLRARVTCSDSVVYEELGCNYSWSDQWKYTEAQYLAAFDAYSDYGQGEIEDWKITVLNKESSGNISSVPEPATLVLFGMGLIGIAGVSRKKM; encoded by the coding sequence ATGAAGAAAAATTTTAAATTGGGGATTAATTACTTTATAAGTATCTGTCTCGCAGGCTTTTGTGTCTTTTTATTAGCTTCAAGTGCCTATGCCGACGGAGTTATTTTCAGTGATTCCGGGGATGGGACTTATCACTCAAGCCTAGGTTACAATTCGGATGCGACCATCGCTAAAGAACGCCTGTGGTATGCAGAGCATAAGACTACAGAGTGGCAGGAACTGGGGACGCCTAATGGTTATGGTGTCTCCTGGAGTAGCAACGGCGGTGATTTCGGTCATGATGACCTTTATGTCGGGGACACCGTTACATTCAGATTTAACATGCACTCTGAGAATGTTGGAAATCACTATGCCAATCTTTTAAAAGCCTGGATTGATTGGAATGCCAGTGACACTACTTATGAGTTTGAAGATAGTGAAAACGTAGTTGAGGAGCTTAAAGTGCTTCGGGCAAGTATGGGAGGGGCGGTCTCATCTGATTATACCTTTGATGCTGGACGTAGTGATAGTGATAGTCGTGATGATTATGGTTATGGCAATGACGATGAATACTATGAGTACACCATTACGCTAACCGAAGACCATTTGGGAACTGCATACCTTAGGGCCAGGGTGACGTGCAGTGATTCAGTCGTATACGAAGAATTGGGGTGCAATTATTCATGGAGTGATCAGTGGAAATATACTGAAGCGCAGTACCTCGCAGCTTTTGATGCTTACTCCGATTATGGCCAGGGTGAAATTGAAGACTGGAAAATTACCGTTCTCAACAAGGAGAGTAGCGGCAACATATCTTCAGTTCCCGAGCCCGCTACATTGGTATTGTTTGGCATGGGATTGATTGGTATTGCCGGAGTCAGCCGAAAAAAAATGTAG
- a CDS encoding flavodoxin domain-containing protein has translation MGNILIVYSSRVDETKGIAELIAEGVRQSGHQAEVKTAGQIETEEDLTGFDAYIFGSPTYHGEMLPPMKQVLFMAERANLEGKPGGAFGAYGWSGEANKRIFDTMNYIFKMKMVSGPLMIKASWVEDGVENAQAYGKEIAEMI, from the coding sequence ATGGGAAACATACTGATTGTTTATTCCTCCAGAGTAGACGAAACAAAGGGAATCGCAGAATTAATCGCAGAAGGGGTCCGTCAGTCAGGGCACCAGGCAGAAGTTAAAACCGCAGGCCAGATAGAAACCGAAGAAGATTTAACCGGGTTCGATGCATACATCTTCGGTTCGCCCACTTATCACGGGGAGATGCTGCCTCCCATGAAACAGGTTTTATTCATGGCGGAACGCGCAAACCTTGAAGGCAAACCCGGCGGTGCCTTTGGTGCGTATGGATGGAGCGGCGAAGCCAATAAAAGAATATTTGATACAATGAATTATATTTTTAAAATGAAAATGGTATCCGGCCCTTTGATGATCAAGGCCTCCTGGGTTGAAGACGGTGTTGAAAACGCACAGGCTTACGGAAAAGAGATTGCTGAAATGATATAA
- a CDS encoding FMN-binding protein: MSLKKSNLAQAWLVLLLATLFGTALAGIQAKLGPVIEANKVKETMAKIPVLVLGEDLAAELVADNQSLAIKSRVIEVKQNGTSKFYTVYDAWLPDGKMVGHVIKAGGQGYADKIELLVGLDAQGKTITGLFILDQKETPGLGAKILEDGWRGQFKDKSTEDTLSVIKGGSAKDDQIDAISGATISSRSVTGIVNTAVANVLPQLQITDGPENNNTPAAQNEEPGKDKERS; encoded by the coding sequence ATGTCATTGAAAAAAAGTAACCTGGCACAGGCCTGGCTGGTTCTTCTCCTTGCCACCCTGTTCGGTACCGCCCTTGCCGGTATCCAGGCAAAACTTGGGCCCGTAATTGAGGCCAACAAGGTCAAAGAGACCATGGCAAAAATACCCGTATTGGTGCTGGGCGAGGATCTGGCAGCCGAACTTGTTGCTGACAACCAATCGCTGGCCATCAAATCCAGAGTAATTGAAGTCAAGCAAAACGGCACCAGCAAGTTTTACACGGTGTATGACGCTTGGCTGCCCGACGGAAAAATGGTCGGACATGTGATCAAAGCCGGCGGTCAGGGATATGCCGACAAAATTGAATTGCTGGTTGGCCTTGATGCCCAGGGCAAAACGATCACAGGGCTTTTTATTCTGGATCAAAAAGAGACGCCCGGCCTGGGTGCCAAGATCCTGGAAGATGGCTGGCGTGGACAGTTCAAAGATAAGTCCACAGAAGATACCCTTTCCGTTATTAAAGGCGGCAGTGCCAAAGACGACCAGATTGACGCCATTTCCGGTGCCACTATTTCTTCAAGAAGTGTAACCGGAATCGTGAATACTGCGGTCGCCAATGTTCTGCCTCAGCTTCAGATTACTGACGGCCCTGAAAACAATAACACCCCGGCGGCTCAAAACGAAGAACCCGGCAAAGATAAGGAGCGTTCCTGA